The genomic stretch CACAGCCAAAACTGCCCGCCTAGGGTGCCGGTCTCCTCGGATGGCCATGAGCGCGGTCACTTGATCACCCCGCCACCGATCGGAACTTCACGGCGCCCGCCCGCATTGTGCACATAACCTGCATAGGCAGTCGGACCTTAGCCATACGGGTCGCCCGGGTAGCGTAGGTAGCGGCATGCGGAGCGTCAGCAATCTTCTGATAATCGGGGGTTTGATCGCCATCGCGGCCGGCCTCGCAGCCCGGTTCGGGCTTCTCTCCTGGTTCGGCAACCTGCCGGGCGACATCCGCCGGGTCGGGGACCGGTCGGTCATGTTCATCCCGCTCACCTCCATGCTGGTGGCGAGCCTGCTGCTGACCATCGTGGTCAACCTGGTGGGCCGCTTCTTCCGCGGTTAGGAACGCGCCGCTCGGGAACAGTCGCTTCTATGGAGCGGCGCGCTCGGAGAGATGTGTGTAGGGCCTGGCCTCAGCCGTTGAGCGCCCAGTTGGCGAGGGCCTCGCTCCACAGGCCCAGCGATCCGGCCCGCTGCGCTTCCTCCCGGACCTCACGATCGCTGGACACCACGGCAGCCGAGGCGCCCAGGCCCCCTGCCAGGTCGATCAACTCGTCGTCGGCCTTCCACCCCTCTCGCGTGTATCTGACCTCGATCCCGTTGGGGAGGGTCTCGGCACTGGTCTCGATGGCCCGGGCCGAGTCCCACACCACAGTGATCCGGGGGCGCCCCTTCGCCCGCAA from bacterium encodes the following:
- a CDS encoding DUF2905 domain-containing protein, with product MRSVSNLLIIGGLIAIAAGLAARFGLLSWFGNLPGDIRRVGDRSVMFIPLTSMLVASLLLTIVVNLVGRFFRG